The following coding sequences are from one Terriglobales bacterium window:
- a CDS encoding site-specific integrase: MFGRTRFQQGSLQRESRMKGPEVWIFRWYEPTPDGKRKRQYRAIGTVDEYPTESAAQAAAAALRLEINVEAPRTVWKPVSVRDLITHYEEKELNLDLVDPEEHEKAHSTKQGYRIYLESWIRPRWGILGIKDVRTVAVEGWLKTLTLKDGSKMARGTKAKIRNIMHALFNHAIRYEWLPQNANPISKVRQSAKRERIPDVLEVTEFQALLQELSFRERTLVALDGITGLRRGELIGLKWSDIDFEKLQINVTRSVVHQVVGNCKTEASQKPVPLEASVAEDLWLWKQSSLYNRPEDWVFASPWTKGKQPLWPDSLLKRWIKPAAKRVGITKKVGWHTFRHTYSTLLRANGEDVKVVQELLRHANSKITMDVYTQALSPAKREAQGRVASSILPKKVVSAVGLSDSFGQ, translated from the coding sequence ATGTTTGGACGGACACGATTTCAGCAAGGCTCTCTTCAACGCGAGTCGCGTATGAAGGGACCTGAGGTTTGGATTTTCCGTTGGTATGAACCGACGCCCGATGGAAAACGCAAACGTCAGTATCGCGCAATCGGAACTGTTGACGAATATCCAACAGAATCGGCAGCACAGGCGGCTGCCGCTGCATTGCGGTTAGAGATTAACGTCGAGGCCCCTAGAACCGTATGGAAGCCTGTATCGGTAAGGGACCTCATAACCCACTACGAAGAGAAAGAACTCAATCTTGACTTGGTTGATCCAGAAGAGCACGAGAAAGCCCATTCAACAAAGCAGGGCTACAGGATTTATCTCGAAAGCTGGATACGACCTCGCTGGGGCATCCTGGGGATTAAGGATGTCCGTACGGTGGCCGTTGAGGGTTGGCTGAAAACGCTGACGCTTAAGGACGGCAGCAAGATGGCAAGAGGGACCAAGGCGAAGATCAGGAACATCATGCACGCTTTGTTCAATCACGCGATCCGGTATGAATGGCTTCCGCAGAATGCGAATCCAATCAGCAAGGTCCGGCAGAGCGCGAAACGGGAACGTATCCCCGATGTGCTTGAGGTTACTGAATTCCAAGCCTTGCTCCAGGAGCTTTCTTTTCGCGAGAGGACGCTGGTGGCGCTGGATGGGATTACAGGTTTGCGGCGCGGCGAGTTGATTGGTCTCAAGTGGAGTGACATTGATTTTGAGAAGCTGCAAATCAATGTGACCCGGTCGGTGGTGCATCAGGTAGTTGGGAACTGCAAGACTGAGGCATCACAGAAGCCGGTTCCGCTGGAGGCTTCGGTCGCCGAAGACCTTTGGCTGTGGAAGCAAAGCTCACTCTACAATCGGCCCGAGGACTGGGTGTTCGCTAGTCCCTGGACCAAGGGCAAACAGCCGCTGTGGCCTGACAGTCTCCTCAAGCGCTGGATTAAGCCAGCGGCGAAGCGGGTTGGAATTACGAAGAAGGTGGGATGGCACACATTCCGCCACACATATTCCACGCTGCTTCGCGCCAACGGTGAAGATGTCAAAGTCGTGCAGGAGCTGTTGCGGCACGCAAACAGCAAGATCACGATGGATGTCTACACTCAAGCTCTCTCACCGGCCAAGCGCGAAGCGCAGGGCCGGGTGGCCAGCAGTATCCTTCCTAAGAAGGTTGTGAGTGCTGTCGGCTTATCGGACAGTTTTGGACAGTAG
- a CDS encoding TrbC/VirB2 family protein — protein sequence MRVSWMCKMKMLFSLVLLQSGSSPWESAVQQLQTAFTGTIAKGLSLVAIVVGGLMFAFGEGGNKRVFAGIVFGVGMAIAAVNFLSWLFPGS from the coding sequence ATGCGCGTTTCGTGGATGTGCAAAATGAAAATGCTTTTCTCACTTGTTCTGTTACAAAGCGGCAGTAGTCCGTGGGAGTCGGCAGTTCAGCAGCTTCAAACAGCGTTCACGGGAACAATTGCCAAGGGACTGAGCCTGGTTGCGATCGTAGTAGGGGGTCTGATGTTCGCCTTTGGTGAAGGTGGCAATAAACGAGTGTTCGCTGGAATCGTCTTCGGCGTTGGCATGGCAATAGCAGCGGTGAACTTTCTTAGCTGGCTTTTTCCGGGGTCTTAG
- a CDS encoding helix-turn-helix domain-containing protein, whose product MKKPNVNHNGNHGQVEARQTLSSAVQDDAFEPLLDSEEAAALLKIHPKTLQKLARSGEVAAIQIGKLWRFRASALDDWIRKIVS is encoded by the coding sequence ATGAAGAAACCTAATGTGAACCACAATGGAAATCATGGCCAAGTGGAGGCTCGACAAACGCTCTCCTCCGCCGTCCAAGATGATGCATTCGAGCCTCTCTTGGACAGTGAGGAAGCCGCTGCACTTTTGAAAATCCATCCGAAGACTCTGCAGAAACTCGCGCGCAGCGGCGAAGTGGCGGCGATCCAAATCGGGAAGTTGTGGCGGTTTCGCGCTTCCGCATTGGATGACTGGATCAGGAAAATCGTGAGCTAA
- a CDS encoding type IV secretion system protein yields MLVPVTDPFTSLEDGIRGLLTSQLDLFVQMGHNLFRGFATILIVWFGVQAALSSAEGGEGFSFARFSRLLLVVAFGFAMVTYYSTPIPGMGYSFSDLVIQEASSLSNSIGIEQGRLVETKVTEVEQGLEQPSSVNLHEILTFVVLYVILAAVQAVIFMVIGFGLIAQAVLLLVGPIFIPFFVVPKMDWLFWGWFKAFLQYSFYQVVANAFVFIFAKLLLAFFAIDTGGMTVDQWMTAFPAMFIFLLIAIYGLLKIPALTNHLFSGAAGADSGLAAAMVAYVSRG; encoded by the coding sequence ATGTTGGTTCCAGTCACAGATCCGTTCACCTCTCTCGAAGACGGCATTCGCGGTCTGCTGACCTCGCAACTCGACTTGTTCGTCCAGATGGGCCACAACCTGTTTCGTGGGTTTGCCACGATTCTGATTGTCTGGTTCGGCGTACAGGCTGCCCTCTCCAGCGCTGAAGGGGGCGAAGGCTTCAGCTTCGCCCGCTTCAGCCGCCTGCTCCTGGTCGTCGCCTTCGGTTTTGCAATGGTGACCTACTACAGCACCCCAATTCCGGGAATGGGCTACAGCTTCTCGGACCTGGTGATTCAAGAAGCCTCTTCACTTTCAAACAGCATCGGGATCGAGCAAGGCCGCTTGGTCGAGACGAAGGTCACTGAAGTTGAACAGGGCCTCGAACAACCGAGTTCTGTGAATCTGCACGAGATTCTGACGTTCGTCGTGCTCTATGTCATTCTTGCGGCTGTTCAGGCCGTAATCTTCATGGTGATTGGTTTCGGGCTGATTGCCCAAGCAGTTCTCCTGTTGGTCGGGCCAATCTTTATTCCATTCTTTGTTGTTCCCAAAATGGACTGGCTCTTCTGGGGCTGGTTCAAAGCCTTCCTGCAATATTCGTTCTATCAAGTCGTCGCTAATGCGTTTGTGTTCATCTTCGCGAAGCTGCTGCTGGCGTTCTTTGCGATTGACACGGGCGGAATGACCGTCGATCAGTGGATGACGGCGTTTCCGGCAATGTTCATTTTCCTCCTGATTGCTATTTATGGATTGCTGAAGATTCCGGCCTTAACCAATCACCTCTTCAGTGGTGCGGCGGGAGCTGACTCCGGTTTGGCGGCGGCAATGGTCGCCTACGTCAGTCGAGGTTGA
- a CDS encoding VirB3 family type IV secretion system protein gives MELERRMNLVYKALNKPLTILGAERKLFFVALIMGAATFNLFGSLFGGLLIFGSLFLMAQWATRTDPQILRILLNSSKFRREYDPAKYGEQSVQVIDHA, from the coding sequence ATGGAACTCGAACGGAGAATGAATCTCGTTTACAAGGCTCTCAATAAGCCACTGACCATCCTGGGAGCAGAGCGGAAGCTGTTCTTCGTCGCACTGATCATGGGCGCGGCGACGTTCAATCTGTTCGGCAGCCTCTTCGGTGGACTGCTGATCTTCGGCAGTTTGTTTTTGATGGCGCAATGGGCCACGCGGACGGACCCGCAGATTCTGCGAATTCTGCTCAACTCCAGCAAGTTTCGCCGTGAGTACGATCCGGCGAAGTACGGCGAGCAGAGCGTGCAGGTGATCGACCATGCTTAG
- a CDS encoding DUF2127 domain-containing protein translates to MQSSPPRVAEDRAPGEHLAGLRAVAALESFKGVLALLASFALFTLLHKDIGDIAEKVIESLHLNPAHRFVQAFLNAADRVSDRKIVAVACVGFAYAAIRFIEAYGLWNARAWAEWFAIISGSAYLPLEVVGLIRHPNAMHWTVLIVNILVVLYMIYVRWDVLRHTHGTGDQQAQPDAS, encoded by the coding sequence GTGCAATCATCTCCGCCCCGAGTAGCCGAAGACAGAGCTCCTGGCGAGCATCTTGCGGGCCTTCGCGCGGTCGCAGCGCTGGAAAGTTTCAAGGGCGTGCTGGCCTTGCTCGCAAGCTTTGCGCTGTTCACGCTGCTGCACAAGGACATCGGGGATATTGCGGAAAAGGTGATCGAGTCCCTGCACCTGAACCCCGCACACCGTTTCGTTCAGGCCTTCTTGAATGCTGCTGACCGGGTGAGTGACAGGAAGATTGTGGCGGTCGCGTGCGTTGGATTCGCCTATGCGGCGATCCGATTCATCGAGGCTTACGGGCTGTGGAACGCCCGAGCATGGGCAGAGTGGTTCGCCATTATTTCAGGATCGGCTTATTTACCGCTGGAGGTCGTCGGACTGATCCGGCATCCGAATGCGATGCACTGGACGGTGCTGATCGTGAACATTCTTGTCGTGCTGTACATGATCTACGTGCGCTGGGACGTCTTACGACACACACACGGCACTGGAGATCAGCAAGCCCAACCCGATGCCTCGTAA
- a CDS encoding VirB8/TrbF family protein, whose amino-acid sequence MVAEAKPDATFSAAKQLYAEQFGDAIVTNTYLKIALLAMALVVAGLIYTNVKTVRMVQNFKPLVIRISDIGRAEAVSYDTLGYKPQDGEIKYFLSEFCRLYYSRNRYTIRDNFKKSLLFMEAQLGNSVAEAYRKNHTIDDYLQNSTSRPDIDIEVEKVSIEDLRAAPYKATVDFYEIAYSPVDHAESKRTLYTAHFVFLFRDSVPNELIQVNPLGLAITYFREDEAFK is encoded by the coding sequence ATGGTTGCCGAAGCGAAGCCGGATGCCACATTCAGCGCCGCGAAACAGCTCTATGCCGAGCAGTTCGGCGACGCCATTGTTACCAACACGTACTTGAAAATTGCTTTGCTGGCGATGGCCCTCGTCGTTGCCGGTCTGATCTACACCAACGTCAAGACCGTTCGCATGGTCCAGAACTTCAAGCCGCTGGTGATCCGCATTAGCGACATTGGTCGCGCTGAAGCGGTGTCGTACGACACGCTTGGATATAAGCCTCAAGACGGGGAGATCAAATACTTTCTCAGCGAGTTTTGCCGTCTGTACTACAGCCGAAATCGATACACGATTCGAGACAATTTCAAGAAATCGTTGCTCTTCATGGAAGCTCAACTCGGGAACAGCGTTGCCGAGGCATACCGGAAGAATCACACGATAGACGATTACCTGCAGAACTCGACGAGCCGGCCAGACATCGACATCGAGGTTGAGAAGGTCTCAATCGAAGACTTGCGAGCGGCTCCCTACAAGGCGACGGTCGATTTCTACGAGATCGCCTATTCGCCAGTCGATCATGCCGAGAGCAAGCGCACGCTCTACACGGCGCACTTCGTCTTCCTCTTCCGCGATTCAGTTCCGAACGAACTGATTCAGGTGAATCCGCTCGGCCTGGCAATCACTTATTTCCGTGAAGATGAGGCGTTCAAATGA
- a CDS encoding helix-turn-helix transcriptional regulator: MTKRERANAHARLFGKAVLTMRKELRLSTEELAELSGIPLILLGRIETGTAGGDEWGLREICALARVLDVTVEKLTDRWERYIEEAGEAWWKPVWRDKVRKDTGRN, encoded by the coding sequence ATGACCAAACGTGAGAGGGCGAACGCGCACGCTCGACTGTTCGGCAAGGCTGTGCTGACAATGCGAAAGGAATTACGGCTGAGCACTGAGGAACTGGCCGAACTATCGGGGATACCGCTGATTCTTTTGGGCCGGATCGAGACTGGTACTGCCGGGGGCGACGAATGGGGGTTGCGCGAAATCTGTGCGCTTGCCCGCGTTCTTGATGTCACGGTAGAGAAACTCACGGACAGGTGGGAGCGATACATCGAAGAAGCTGGGGAGGCATGGTGGAAACCGGTATGGCGAGACAAAGTCAGAAAAGATACAGGCCGAAATTGA
- a CDS encoding TrbG/VirB9 family P-type conjugative transfer protein — MKARFAIVFVALLAVVSAAAQNREARTVKYSAKDIVLINAKLRYTTLVVLPQNEKILDFVTGDKDFWVVEGTQNFCYIKPAKQGSSTNVTLITAAGNVYSLLVREVGEANEPDFKVFIEPNDQSLLQAMNAPPKFVSSSEVEGLRAQAVLATSLAERGKESFQAEYPIKNLKFDYIFEKNKKPFMVSAIYHDDKFTYIRSSAEEKPTLYEVKDGSPNLINFDLKDGVYVVPKILDSGYLVIGKHRLDFKKQG, encoded by the coding sequence ATGAAAGCAAGATTCGCAATTGTCTTCGTCGCGTTGCTGGCGGTGGTCTCTGCCGCTGCCCAGAATCGCGAAGCTCGCACCGTCAAGTACTCAGCCAAGGACATCGTTTTGATCAATGCGAAGCTGCGGTACACAACCCTGGTCGTTCTGCCTCAGAACGAAAAGATCCTCGATTTCGTCACCGGAGATAAGGATTTCTGGGTCGTCGAGGGGACGCAAAACTTCTGCTACATCAAGCCCGCCAAGCAAGGCAGCAGCACAAACGTGACGCTGATCACGGCGGCGGGTAATGTGTACTCGCTTCTGGTGAGAGAGGTAGGAGAAGCGAATGAACCTGACTTCAAGGTTTTCATCGAGCCCAACGACCAATCCCTCCTGCAGGCCATGAATGCGCCACCGAAGTTTGTCTCGTCCAGCGAAGTGGAAGGATTGCGGGCGCAGGCAGTGCTGGCAACTTCCCTGGCCGAGAGGGGGAAAGAATCATTCCAGGCGGAATACCCGATTAAAAACCTGAAGTTTGACTACATTTTCGAGAAGAACAAGAAACCGTTCATGGTTTCGGCCATTTATCACGATGACAAGTTCACCTACATCAGGTCGTCTGCCGAGGAAAAGCCGACGCTGTACGAGGTGAAAGATGGATCGCCCAATCTCATCAATTTTGATTTGAAAGACGGCGTTTACGTAGTACCCAAAATCCTCGACTCAGGATATTTGGTCATCGGCAAACACAGACTGGATTTCAAAAAACAGGGGTGA
- a CDS encoding TrbI/VirB10 family protein, with product MPQTNEVENTAPNVQDKRKPAPGVLPKNAQSWVVIGLTAVIMLLLWVSGPAHGAKATKNSDAGKAETVSGLSSGDIAARLDQERREQQTASMLQSRSPGQQAGRVEAGSPAGDQQSAVPAEQDPIKQDIRRRLYTSLFSSSVSLSYRPKQTSETETSLADASSRLPLDLSGLQIPNFAAVGTAGAPSTQSTPAQAEMPHKRTNPNFNQTIGKDYVVFEGTVLETALVTRLNGEFSGPIICMLTNNIYSHDGQHLLIPAGAKVLGETKRVEGFGQTRLAVAFHRLIMPDGYSVDLDQFQGLNQIGETGLKDQVNHHYFQIFGASIAVGAIAGLAEAGTSTSSVGLPQTTTDAYRQGVAASLAQSSTHILDRFLNLLPTITIREGHRVKVYLMQDLLVPDYNQHTMPSDL from the coding sequence GTGCCACAAACCAATGAAGTAGAAAACACGGCGCCCAATGTGCAGGACAAGCGGAAGCCTGCGCCCGGCGTGCTGCCCAAGAATGCTCAGTCATGGGTGGTGATCGGACTTACCGCGGTGATCATGCTCCTGCTCTGGGTCTCCGGCCCAGCTCATGGTGCCAAGGCAACGAAGAACTCCGACGCAGGGAAGGCTGAGACGGTGAGCGGCCTTAGCTCTGGCGATATTGCTGCCCGTCTCGATCAGGAGAGGCGAGAACAGCAAACCGCTTCGATGCTTCAGTCTCGTTCTCCGGGCCAACAAGCGGGCCGCGTCGAAGCTGGGTCTCCGGCTGGCGACCAACAAAGCGCTGTGCCTGCCGAGCAGGACCCAATAAAACAAGACATACGGCGGCGACTGTACACCTCGCTATTTTCGTCCAGCGTTTCGCTGAGCTACCGTCCAAAACAAACGAGCGAAACGGAAACGTCTTTAGCAGATGCTTCGTCACGATTGCCGCTGGACCTGTCTGGGCTGCAAATACCGAACTTCGCGGCTGTGGGCACCGCAGGAGCGCCTTCGACGCAATCCACACCTGCACAGGCAGAAATGCCGCATAAAAGAACGAATCCAAATTTTAATCAGACGATCGGGAAGGACTACGTCGTCTTCGAAGGAACTGTTCTTGAGACCGCACTTGTCACTCGCCTGAACGGAGAGTTCTCCGGGCCGATTATTTGCATGCTGACCAACAATATTTACTCACATGACGGTCAGCACCTGCTTATCCCTGCCGGCGCAAAAGTGCTGGGTGAAACCAAACGGGTGGAGGGCTTCGGCCAGACTCGCCTGGCGGTCGCTTTCCATCGACTCATCATGCCGGATGGCTATTCGGTCGATCTCGATCAGTTTCAGGGCTTGAACCAGATTGGAGAGACTGGACTGAAAGATCAGGTCAATCATCACTACTTCCAAATCTTCGGCGCATCCATTGCGGTCGGTGCAATTGCGGGATTGGCAGAAGCAGGTACAAGTACGAGCAGCGTCGGCTTGCCTCAAACCACAACTGACGCGTACCGGCAAGGCGTGGCCGCTAGCCTTGCGCAGTCTTCAACGCACATTCTGGACAGGTTCTTGAACCTGCTCCCAACCATAACCATTCGAGAAGGCCATCGGGTGAAGGTGTATCTGATGCAGGATTTGCTCGTGCCCGACTACAACCAGCACACGATGCCTTCTGATTTGTGA
- a CDS encoding NADH-quinone oxidoreductase subunit N, whose amino-acid sequence MTPNPDLSYIRILPEIILSICGLVVMIIEPLMPARGSHKSLGIFSFVGTLAAMVASLYQTNYPGWGWFNMIRVDEFSVFFHVLICAISAVVILASFEYLEIQQIQGGEYYALILFGTVGMVLMSSAVELVLTFIALEISSIATYVLAGYRRRAATSVESSIKYFLLGSFATAFFLYGVALMFGATGSTSIYSISSALQSGQVTVGASVTPVSYGLAYVAVALMFVGIGFKVSSAPFHIWAPDVYEGAPAPVVALMSTGPKAAAFAVLLRILFGAATIEVGKAWFWLVWICAALSMTLGNIGALLQNNVKRMLAYSSIAHAGYILVAFAARGDIGIAAAIYYVASYAAMNVGAFAVVSHFARSGERYVNIEDYAGLGKRSPVLAITLTIFLLSLLGLPATGGFFAKFYVFNAAIKSNLVWLTVIGLVNSAVASYYYLRLIVVMYMHEPHPGEEKLQLRAAPGLTAALVITAIITIWLGVRPAGVLDYATRGALRLLPSVQQSSSLSR is encoded by the coding sequence ATGACTCCGAATCCCGATCTGAGCTACATCCGCATTCTGCCGGAGATCATCTTGAGCATCTGCGGTCTCGTCGTGATGATCATCGAGCCCCTGATGCCCGCGCGCGGCAGTCACAAATCCCTGGGAATATTTTCCTTTGTTGGCACGCTGGCGGCGATGGTCGCCTCTCTGTATCAGACGAACTATCCCGGATGGGGATGGTTCAACATGATTCGCGTGGATGAATTCAGCGTCTTCTTTCACGTCCTCATCTGCGCGATCTCTGCGGTTGTAATCCTCGCTTCGTTCGAGTATCTCGAGATTCAGCAAATTCAGGGAGGCGAGTATTACGCATTGATTCTTTTCGGCACCGTGGGAATGGTGCTGATGTCGTCGGCGGTCGAGCTTGTGCTGACCTTCATCGCCCTGGAGATTTCGTCGATCGCTACTTACGTTCTGGCGGGCTACCGCCGCAGGGCAGCGACGAGCGTTGAGTCGTCGATCAAGTATTTCCTTCTCGGCTCATTTGCCACCGCCTTCTTTCTCTACGGAGTTGCGCTGATGTTTGGCGCCACGGGGTCGACGAGCATTTACAGCATTTCAAGCGCGCTCCAGTCTGGGCAGGTGACAGTCGGAGCGTCTGTTACTCCCGTGAGCTATGGTCTCGCGTACGTTGCGGTGGCGCTGATGTTTGTCGGCATCGGGTTCAAAGTTTCTTCCGCGCCCTTCCATATCTGGGCTCCCGACGTTTATGAAGGCGCTCCTGCTCCTGTGGTCGCGCTAATGTCTACGGGACCAAAGGCGGCCGCGTTCGCCGTACTGCTCCGGATTCTCTTCGGCGCAGCAACGATTGAGGTGGGCAAAGCCTGGTTCTGGCTAGTATGGATCTGCGCGGCCCTCTCGATGACGCTGGGCAACATAGGAGCGCTTTTGCAGAACAATGTGAAGCGCATGCTCGCATATTCATCGATCGCCCATGCCGGATACATTCTCGTAGCTTTCGCCGCTCGTGGAGACATTGGAATCGCCGCAGCCATTTATTACGTTGCCTCCTACGCCGCAATGAACGTGGGCGCTTTTGCGGTGGTTTCCCACTTCGCGCGTAGCGGTGAGCGTTACGTGAACATCGAAGACTATGCCGGATTGGGAAAACGGTCTCCTGTCCTGGCTATAACGCTGACCATCTTCCTTCTTTCGCTTCTTGGACTTCCTGCAACCGGCGGTTTCTTCGCCAAGTTCTACGTGTTCAATGCCGCGATCAAGAGCAACCTGGTCTGGTTAACGGTGATTGGCCTCGTGAACAGCGCAGTCGCTTCGTATTACTACCTGCGCCTCATCGTCGTGATGTATATGCACGAACCGCACCCGGGCGAGGAGAAGCTGCAGTTGAGAGCTGCTCCCGGACTCACGGCTGCGCTGGTGATTACGGCGATCATCACGATCTGGCTTGGCGTGAGGCCCGCCGGTGTGCTTGATTACGCAACGCGTGGCGCATTGAGATTGCTTCCGAGCGTGCAGCAGAGCTCCAGCTTGTCGCGTTAG
- a CDS encoding DUF87 domain-containing protein: protein MLRLSKIVKNYRETGALSENVSVYGFLDDHVFLTKAGDLGLVLNVEGVDYECLDHKHTDGLAKRLESALRLLGTQFRVYQFLFKSRHEQIPHGSYSNPVVKQAIDDRAAYFDKKSAELYSLRICYVILCEGFRYQARLGRTLQNLASEPKQAVEELKGYLSSKKQTVLIADAIEKQHRALLHQIRSFVLQVSDFVKIALCEKQAAFTVLKQLLNFSPVKTERARLKYDTHVDYYLADSALECYPGHLLIDDYYVKVLTLKEPTAQSWPLILRQLFEVGASYHVVTEWKPRDNTASRKRIQSMRRHFHNSKTSLFSQLKADNSTNPGDLLVDDSKESLVRNLGECLKEIELNGNYFGEFSLSVVVYDRNLAAVEKACSEFYKVFSMHDGLLFEERYNLLNAFFATIPGNRHFNLRYLWLLNTNYADYSFLFTLHTGERRNKHLDSEYLAVLETNYGTPYFLNLHYQDTAHSIVLGRTGSGKSFFLNFLITNLQKYSPYTFIFDLGGSFRGITQLFGGAYLKVSADRSAFTVNPFSLEPTRENLNFLFALVRVLAEGRGLNPLTQAEEKDLYAQIQNLYELPPNLRTLGVLANTLQKSTANKLEKWVSGGQYGQVFDNEKDTLTLSRFQCFDFEGMDRYPELIEPLLFYILHRANASIYDPDATTTFKTFFIDEAWRFFSHPTIRNYIVEALKTWRKKNAAMILSTQSLDELDKSDIVNVVIESCATKIFLANPDMDREWYRNTFHLNDNEIEMISTLVPKRQALVKRPDLTKVVNLEVDEKSYWLYTSDPNDSFKREQAFREHGFDKGLEVLTRSSL, encoded by the coding sequence ATGCTTAGGTTGTCGAAGATCGTCAAGAACTACAGAGAGACGGGCGCTCTCAGTGAGAATGTCAGCGTCTACGGCTTTCTTGACGATCACGTGTTTCTGACCAAGGCCGGCGATCTCGGGTTGGTGCTGAACGTCGAGGGCGTCGATTACGAGTGCCTGGACCACAAGCACACTGACGGTTTGGCGAAGCGTTTGGAATCAGCCCTGCGGCTGCTTGGGACGCAATTTCGCGTTTATCAATTCTTGTTTAAGTCCAGACACGAACAAATTCCTCACGGCAGCTACAGCAATCCGGTTGTAAAGCAAGCGATTGACGATCGCGCAGCCTACTTCGACAAGAAGTCGGCAGAGCTGTATTCGCTGCGCATTTGTTACGTGATTTTGTGCGAAGGATTCCGGTATCAGGCCAGATTGGGCAGAACCCTCCAGAACCTTGCTTCCGAACCGAAACAGGCGGTCGAGGAGCTCAAAGGGTATCTGAGCAGCAAGAAGCAGACAGTTCTTATCGCGGATGCGATCGAAAAGCAGCATCGCGCGCTGCTCCATCAGATCCGCAGCTTCGTTCTGCAGGTCAGCGATTTCGTGAAGATCGCGCTGTGTGAGAAGCAGGCCGCGTTCACAGTGCTTAAACAACTGCTGAACTTCTCTCCCGTAAAAACTGAACGTGCGCGGCTGAAGTACGACACGCACGTCGATTACTACCTCGCGGATTCTGCTCTTGAATGCTATCCGGGACACCTTCTGATTGACGACTACTACGTGAAAGTCCTCACGCTGAAAGAGCCTACCGCCCAAAGCTGGCCTCTGATTCTCCGACAATTGTTTGAGGTCGGGGCCAGCTACCACGTCGTTACCGAGTGGAAACCTCGGGACAATACAGCCTCGCGCAAGCGCATTCAGTCGATGCGCCGCCACTTTCATAACAGCAAGACTTCGTTGTTCAGCCAACTGAAGGCAGACAACTCAACGAATCCTGGTGATTTGCTAGTGGACGATTCGAAGGAATCGCTGGTGCGCAACCTTGGTGAGTGCCTGAAGGAGATTGAACTGAACGGGAACTACTTCGGTGAGTTTTCTTTGTCGGTCGTGGTCTATGACCGGAACCTAGCCGCAGTGGAGAAAGCCTGCTCTGAGTTCTACAAAGTGTTCTCTATGCACGATGGTCTGCTGTTCGAGGAGCGGTACAACCTGCTCAACGCGTTCTTTGCGACCATACCCGGCAACCGGCACTTCAATCTGCGCTATCTCTGGCTGCTGAATACCAACTATGCCGATTATTCATTCCTGTTCACACTGCACACGGGAGAGCGTCGGAACAAGCATCTGGACTCAGAATACTTGGCCGTCCTCGAAACCAACTATGGGACGCCGTACTTTCTCAATCTGCACTATCAGGACACGGCACACTCGATTGTGCTGGGCCGCACGGGATCGGGAAAATCGTTCTTCCTGAACTTCCTCATTACGAACCTGCAGAAATATTCTCCGTACACGTTCATTTTTGATCTGGGCGGAAGTTTTCGGGGTATTACCCAGCTCTTCGGTGGCGCGTATCTCAAGGTGAGTGCCGACCGCTCGGCCTTCACGGTTAATCCGTTCTCGCTGGAACCAACGCGGGAAAACCTGAATTTCCTCTTTGCGCTGGTCAGAGTCCTGGCAGAAGGTCGCGGTCTGAATCCTCTGACTCAGGCTGAAGAAAAAGACCTGTACGCGCAGATTCAGAACCTGTATGAGCTTCCTCCGAATCTGCGCACGTTGGGCGTTCTTGCTAACACATTGCAGAAATCGACTGCCAATAAGCTGGAAAAGTGGGTCAGTGGCGGCCAATACGGGCAAGTCTTCGACAACGAGAAGGACACGCTCACGCTCTCCCGTTTCCAGTGCTTCGACTTTGAAGGCATGGATCGCTACCCCGAATTGATTGAGCCGTTGCTGTTCTACATCCTGCATCGGGCCAATGCGTCGATTTATGACCCGGACGCAACTACTACGTTCAAAACTTTCTTCATTGATGAAGCATGGCGCTTCTTCAGCCATCCGACGATTCGCAATTACATCGTCGAGGCATTGAAAACGTGGCGCAAGAAGAATGCCGCGATGATCCTGTCCACGCAATCTCTTGACGAGTTGGACAAGTCGGACATCGTGAACGTGGTCATCGAAAGCTGCGCGACCAAGATTTTCCTCGCAAATCCGGACATGGATCGCGAGTGGTACCGGAACACCTTCCATCTGAACGACAACGAAATCGAGATGATCTCGACCCTCGTCCCCAAGCGGCAGGCCCTCGTAAAGCGGCCTGATCTTACAAAGGTCGTGAATCTCGAAGTCGATGAAAAGAGCTACTGGCTCTATACAAGCGATCCGAACGACAGCTTCAAGCGGGAGCAGGCATTCCGCGAGCACGGCTTTGACAAAGGTTTGGAAGTCCTGACAAGGAGTTCGCTATGA